A section of the Deinobacterium chartae genome encodes:
- a CDS encoding AI-2E family transporter, which translates to MKVVVVNLWPTVLLVAGLIVLWQFAAVVQVPLMMLALGITLAAALLPIVRFCEKRLRLPRVVAVTVVLLVLLGVVGLVFVLLVPPLVVQVSDLINNLTRSNFGQLNEAVRALLQRYPLLQSLLGDADLRSLGESGLKLSPNLLNAAVNVFTSVAAILGYAAFVVLVIAFALVDPEPLVRGALTAVPQQHREAGQRAFDRIVTGIGVWGLATLGLGVLMGSLTWLGLEILQVPNALLYGLLAFLGELVPNVGFVVATGIPVVALLITEPDKVLWVIALAVVLNTVLNSLLAPLILGGSVQLSPLSIIAGILLFAAALGLTGAFLAVPLLVIIKVLWEEFYLRRLEAPSDREVAEVLE; encoded by the coding sequence ATGAAAGTCGTCGTGGTCAACTTATGGCCGACCGTCCTGCTGGTGGCGGGCCTGATCGTGCTGTGGCAGTTCGCTGCGGTGGTGCAAGTGCCCCTGATGATGCTCGCCCTCGGCATCACGCTGGCCGCCGCCCTGCTGCCGATCGTGCGCTTCTGCGAAAAGCGCCTGCGCCTGCCGCGCGTTGTGGCGGTTACCGTGGTGCTGCTGGTGCTGCTGGGCGTGGTCGGCCTGGTGTTCGTGCTGCTGGTCCCGCCGCTGGTGGTGCAGGTGTCCGACCTGATCAACAACCTCACCCGCAGCAATTTCGGGCAGCTCAACGAGGCGGTGCGGGCCCTGCTGCAGCGCTACCCGCTGCTGCAGAGCCTGCTCGGGGATGCCGACTTGCGCAGCCTGGGCGAGAGCGGCCTGAAACTCTCGCCCAACCTGCTGAACGCAGCGGTCAACGTGTTCACCTCGGTGGCGGCCATCTTGGGCTACGCCGCTTTTGTGGTGCTGGTGATCGCCTTTGCGCTGGTCGATCCGGAACCGCTGGTGCGCGGCGCCCTGACCGCAGTGCCCCAGCAGCACCGCGAGGCCGGACAGCGCGCGTTTGACCGCATCGTGACCGGCATCGGGGTGTGGGGCCTCGCGACCCTGGGCCTGGGGGTACTCATGGGCAGCCTCACCTGGTTAGGTCTGGAGATCTTGCAGGTGCCCAACGCGCTGCTGTACGGCCTGCTGGCCTTCCTGGGCGAACTGGTACCCAACGTGGGCTTCGTGGTGGCCACCGGCATTCCGGTGGTGGCCCTCCTGATCACCGAACCGGACAAGGTGCTGTGGGTGATCGCGCTGGCCGTGGTGCTCAACACCGTGCTGAACTCGCTGCTGGCCCCGCTGATCCTGGGCGGCAGCGTGCAGCTCAGCCCGCTGTCGATCATCGCGGGCATCTTGCTGTTCGCGGCGGCCCTGGGACTCACCGGAGCCTTCCTGGCAGTTCCGCTGCTGGTCATCATCAAGGTGCTGTGGGAGGAGTTTTACCTGCGTCGCCTCGAGGCTCCCAGCGACCGTGAGGTGGCCGAGGTGCTCGAGTAA
- the tpiA gene encoding triose-phosphate isomerase: MRTLLALNWKMNKTPSEAAAWARQLKSELPGGAAELAIMAPAIDLPALAAELAGSPVAFGGQDVSAHASGAYTGETSAAMLADVGARYVVVGHSERRTYHGEVDAVVAAKARAALAQGVTPIVCVGEGLEIREQGRQVEFTLMQLRASLEDVHLERADQLVVAYEPVWAIGTGRTATAADAQELAAAIRGVLRELFPALADEIVVQYGGSVKPDNIREIVGQPDVNGALVGGASLEVASVVAMAQALL; the protein is encoded by the coding sequence ATGCGTACCCTGTTGGCCCTGAACTGGAAAATGAACAAAACGCCCTCTGAAGCGGCTGCCTGGGCGCGCCAGCTGAAAAGCGAGCTGCCCGGCGGAGCGGCCGAGCTGGCCATCATGGCCCCCGCCATCGACCTGCCGGCCCTGGCCGCCGAGCTCGCCGGATCACCGGTCGCCTTCGGCGGCCAGGACGTCAGCGCTCACGCGAGCGGGGCCTACACCGGTGAGACCAGCGCTGCGATGCTGGCCGACGTGGGCGCGCGCTACGTGGTGGTGGGCCACAGCGAGCGCCGCACCTACCACGGCGAGGTGGACGCGGTGGTGGCCGCCAAGGCGCGCGCGGCCCTCGCGCAGGGCGTCACCCCCATCGTGTGCGTGGGCGAAGGCCTGGAGATCCGCGAGCAGGGCCGCCAGGTGGAGTTCACCCTGATGCAGCTGCGCGCCAGCCTCGAGGATGTGCACCTCGAGCGCGCCGATCAGCTGGTGGTGGCCTACGAGCCGGTCTGGGCGATCGGTACCGGCCGCACGGCCACGGCGGCCGACGCGCAGGAGCTGGCGGCCGCGATCCGCGGAGTGCTGCGCGAGCTCTTCCCTGCCCTGGCCGATGAGATCGTGGTGCAGTACGGCGGCAGCGTGAAGCCGGACAACATCCGCGAGATCGTGGGCCAGCCGGACGTGAACGGCGCGCTGGTCGGCGGAGCGTCGCTCGAGGTGGCCTCGGTGGTGGCCATGGCACAGGCGCTGCTCTAA
- a CDS encoding phosphoglycerate kinase, with product MKTLNDLELQGKRVLVRVDYNVPLADGQVQDDTRISASLPTLQRLLAAGASVILMSHLGRPKSGPEDKYRLAPVAGRLEALLGRPVRYVSSLPGSPETAQALEGLAPGEVALLENVRFEPGETKNDPELSRRLAALGDAFVLDAFGSAHRAHASVSGVAALLPHAGGLLMEKEVKALGRLLENPEQPYVVIIGGAKVSDKIKVIENLLPRVSKMLIGGGMAYTFIKAKGGSIGQSIHEDDQLDLARRLLSSFGGKIELPVDVIAADRFDPEANTQVLPADAIPDDWQGLDIGPATRERYAAALEGAKTVFWNGPMGVFEFEKFAGGTNAVAAALARLEGAYTVVGGGDSVSAINRSGQAERVSHISTGGGASLELLEGQQLPGVEALK from the coding sequence ATGAAGACCCTCAATGACCTCGAGCTACAGGGCAAACGCGTCCTGGTCCGCGTGGACTACAACGTGCCGCTCGCAGACGGCCAGGTTCAGGACGACACCCGCATCAGCGCCAGCTTGCCCACCTTGCAACGGCTGCTCGCAGCCGGAGCCAGCGTGATCTTGATGAGCCACCTGGGACGCCCCAAAAGCGGCCCCGAGGACAAGTACCGCCTCGCTCCGGTCGCCGGGCGCCTCGAGGCGCTGCTGGGACGCCCGGTGCGCTACGTGAGCAGCCTGCCCGGCAGCCCCGAAACCGCCCAGGCCCTCGAGGGCCTCGCTCCCGGCGAGGTGGCGCTGCTCGAGAACGTGCGTTTCGAGCCCGGCGAGACCAAGAACGACCCCGAGCTGAGCCGCCGTCTGGCCGCGCTGGGTGACGCCTTCGTGCTGGATGCCTTCGGCAGCGCGCACCGCGCGCACGCCTCGGTGAGCGGCGTGGCCGCCCTGCTGCCGCACGCTGGCGGCCTGCTGATGGAAAAAGAGGTCAAGGCCCTCGGCCGCCTGCTCGAGAACCCCGAGCAGCCTTATGTGGTCATCATCGGCGGCGCCAAGGTCAGCGACAAGATCAAGGTGATCGAAAACCTGCTGCCGCGCGTGAGCAAGATGCTGATCGGCGGTGGCATGGCCTACACCTTCATCAAGGCCAAGGGGGGCAGCATCGGCCAGTCGATCCACGAGGACGACCAACTGGACCTCGCGCGCCGCCTGCTGAGCAGCTTCGGCGGCAAGATCGAGCTGCCCGTCGACGTGATCGCCGCCGACCGCTTTGACCCCGAGGCGAACACGCAGGTGCTGCCCGCAGACGCCATCCCGGACGACTGGCAGGGCCTGGACATCGGCCCCGCCACCCGCGAGCGCTACGCAGCCGCCCTCGAGGGCGCAAAAACCGTGTTCTGGAACGGCCCCATGGGCGTTTTCGAGTTCGAGAAGTTTGCGGGCGGCACCAACGCGGTAGCGGCAGCGCTCGCCCGTCTCGAGGGCGCTTACACCGTGGTGGGCGGCGGCGACTCGGTGAGCGCCATCAACCGCAGCGGGCAGGCCGAGCGCGTCTCGCACATCTCCACCGGCGGCGGCGCCTCGCTGGAACTCCTCGAGGGCCAGCAGCTGCCGGGCGTGGAAGCGTTGAAGTAA
- the gap gene encoding type I glyceraldehyde-3-phosphate dehydrogenase: protein MKVGINGFGRIGRLVFRILEERGVDVVAINDLTDNHTLATLLKYDSNAGTFKGTVEYDDEYLTVNGKRIRALAEREPAKLPWGELGVDLVIESTGFFTDGKQARAHIDAGAKKVIITAPAKNDDFSVVLGVNEQEYDAAQHHIISNASCTTNSLAPMMKVLEETFGVERSLMTTVHSYTNDQRVLDLPHKDLRRARAAGVNIIPTSTGAATAVAKVIPSLKGKFDGTSLRVPTPTGSISDVTLVLKREVTAEEVNAALKAAAEGPLKGIMSYTEDPIVLKDIVGDPHSSIIDGGLTMALGNLVKVFAWYDNEWGYSNRIADLTQIVINKG, encoded by the coding sequence ATGAAAGTAGGCATCAACGGTTTCGGACGCATCGGCCGCCTGGTCTTTCGCATCCTGGAAGAACGCGGCGTGGACGTCGTTGCCATCAACGACCTGACCGACAACCACACCCTGGCCACCTTGCTCAAGTACGACTCGAACGCCGGGACCTTCAAGGGCACCGTCGAGTACGACGACGAATACCTGACCGTCAACGGCAAGCGGATCCGCGCCCTGGCCGAGCGTGAGCCCGCCAAGCTGCCCTGGGGCGAGCTCGGCGTGGACCTGGTGATCGAGTCCACCGGCTTTTTCACCGACGGCAAGCAGGCCCGCGCCCACATCGATGCCGGCGCCAAGAAGGTCATCATCACCGCTCCGGCCAAGAACGACGACTTCAGCGTGGTCCTCGGCGTGAACGAGCAGGAATACGACGCCGCCCAGCACCACATCATCTCCAACGCCTCGTGCACCACCAACAGCCTCGCCCCGATGATGAAGGTCCTCGAGGAGACCTTCGGCGTGGAGCGCTCGCTGATGACCACCGTGCACTCGTACACCAACGACCAGCGCGTGCTCGACCTGCCCCACAAGGACCTGCGCCGCGCCCGCGCCGCCGGTGTGAACATCATCCCCACCTCGACCGGTGCGGCCACCGCCGTTGCCAAGGTGATCCCCAGCCTCAAGGGCAAGTTCGACGGCACCTCGCTGCGCGTTCCCACTCCTACCGGCTCGATCTCCGACGTGACGTTGGTGCTCAAGCGCGAAGTGACCGCCGAGGAAGTCAACGCCGCCCTCAAGGCCGCCGCTGAAGGGCCCTTGAAGGGCATCATGAGCTACACCGAGGACCCCATCGTCCTCAAGGACATCGTGGGCGACCCGCACTCCTCGATCATCGACGGCGGCCTGACCATGGCCCTGGGCAACCTGGTCAAGGTCTTTGCGTGGTACGACAACGAGTGGGGCTACTCCAACCGCATCGCGGACCTCACCCAGATCGTCATCAACAAGGGCTGA
- a CDS encoding cation-translocating P-type ATPase, which produces MSASVPRSPQAPKTARPWHALEGREVLQALGSREEGLEPRVAAERLEALGHNVLSRRSGPSALRILWRQLQDPLIYVLLGSSLLAILLGKGTDGLVVLAVVVLNTLIGFVQEYRASRAIASLSEMVPLSALVLRAGERLSVSTAELVPGDVVLLSSGDAVAADMRLLSGRTLQVVESALTGESIPVPKRPEPLPEGTPVADRLNMLYSGTLVTQGAGMAVVVETGERTELGRINALLGGAEETVTPLTRQLGVVGNTLTLAILVLAVVLLAVGLGRGYSLPDAALAGITLAVGAVPEGLPAVVTIALAIGVSRMARRRAIIRRLPAVETLGSTSVICSDKTGTLTRNEMTVRALWAAGRRYRPDDREDTDPTAELTETALTRGDRPLEELLRAGVLCNDAGLRLEDGRPQVSGDPTEGALLLSALSSGLDPEALRRACPRLAAIEFESERQYMATLHGGARPAVYLKGAPEAVLARCDLGAAEREEVLEEVGRLAGQGMRVLALAGRDAGGLRTLEERDVAGGLRLLGLQGMIDPPRPEALRAVREAHAAGISVKMITGDHAATAQAIGEQLGLGDRPAVSGARLAEMSDTELDAVVREANVFARVAPEHKLRLVRALQAQGRVVAMTGDGVNDAPALKQADIGIAMGITGTAVSKDAADVVLTDDNFATITAAVEEGRRVYDNLVKSLAFLLPTNLGLAMILAVAVAFFPIRDGEPVLPMQPTQLLWINMVAAVALGVPLAFEAHEPGLMRRPPRRQGAPLISRFVLLRTVMVAVLMTCGALAVYLYEAASGDPQAALRGQSMAVTTVIAFQVFYLLNCRSLEDSLLRIGLWSNPAIFIGIGAVIALQAAFLYLPALQTVFGTVPLGVRDLSISLLVGFMVFPIVNLEKALRRQAHAGQRGT; this is translated from the coding sequence ATGTCCGCGTCCGTTCCACGCTCTCCCCAGGCCCCAAAGACCGCCCGACCCTGGCATGCCCTCGAGGGCAGAGAGGTCTTGCAGGCGCTGGGATCGCGCGAAGAGGGCCTGGAGCCGCGGGTGGCCGCAGAGCGCCTCGAGGCGCTGGGTCACAACGTGCTGTCGCGCCGCAGCGGACCGAGCGCGCTGCGCATCCTGTGGCGGCAACTGCAAGACCCGTTGATCTACGTGCTGCTCGGCTCGAGCCTGCTGGCCATCTTGCTGGGCAAGGGCACAGACGGCCTGGTGGTGCTGGCCGTGGTGGTCCTCAACACCCTGATCGGTTTTGTGCAGGAGTACCGCGCGAGCCGGGCCATCGCCTCGCTGTCCGAGATGGTGCCGCTCTCGGCGCTGGTGCTGCGCGCGGGGGAGCGCCTGAGCGTATCGACCGCTGAACTGGTGCCCGGCGACGTGGTGCTGCTGTCCTCGGGCGACGCGGTCGCGGCCGACATGCGGCTGCTCTCGGGGCGCACCCTGCAGGTGGTGGAGTCGGCCCTGACCGGCGAGTCGATTCCTGTTCCCAAACGTCCGGAGCCGCTGCCCGAAGGCACCCCGGTCGCGGACCGGCTGAACATGCTTTACAGCGGCACGCTGGTCACGCAGGGCGCGGGGATGGCCGTGGTGGTCGAGACCGGCGAACGCACCGAGCTGGGCCGCATCAACGCGCTGCTCGGAGGGGCCGAGGAGACCGTGACCCCGCTGACCCGCCAGTTGGGGGTGGTGGGCAACACCCTGACCCTGGCGATCCTGGTGCTGGCGGTGGTGCTGCTGGCCGTCGGCCTGGGGCGCGGGTACAGCCTGCCCGATGCCGCGCTGGCCGGGATTACCCTGGCGGTGGGGGCAGTCCCCGAAGGTCTTCCGGCGGTCGTCACCATCGCGCTGGCCATCGGGGTCAGCCGCATGGCCCGCCGCCGCGCCATCATCCGGCGTCTGCCCGCCGTCGAAACCCTGGGTTCCACCTCGGTGATCTGCTCGGACAAGACCGGTACCCTGACCCGCAACGAGATGACCGTGCGCGCCCTGTGGGCTGCGGGCCGCCGCTACCGTCCGGATGACCGCGAGGACACCGACCCCACGGCAGAACTGACCGAAACCGCCCTGACCCGCGGTGACCGCCCGCTCGAGGAACTGCTGCGCGCGGGCGTGCTGTGCAACGACGCCGGGCTGCGACTCGAGGACGGCCGCCCGCAGGTGAGCGGTGATCCTACCGAAGGCGCGTTGCTGCTGAGCGCGCTGAGCAGCGGCCTCGATCCCGAGGCGTTGCGCCGCGCCTGCCCCCGCCTGGCGGCCATCGAGTTCGAGTCGGAGCGCCAGTACATGGCCACGTTGCACGGAGGTGCGCGTCCGGCAGTGTACCTCAAGGGCGCGCCCGAGGCGGTGCTGGCCCGCTGTGATCTCGGGGCGGCCGAGCGCGAAGAGGTCCTCGAGGAGGTCGGCCGCCTCGCCGGCCAGGGCATGCGGGTGCTGGCCCTGGCCGGACGGGACGCAGGAGGGCTGCGGACCCTCGAGGAGCGGGACGTGGCGGGAGGGCTGCGCCTGCTGGGATTGCAGGGCATGATCGACCCGCCACGCCCCGAGGCCCTGCGCGCGGTGCGCGAGGCGCACGCGGCGGGCATCAGCGTCAAGATGATCACCGGGGATCATGCCGCCACCGCGCAGGCCATCGGGGAACAGCTGGGCCTCGGAGACCGCCCCGCCGTCTCCGGCGCGCGCCTGGCCGAAATGAGCGATACGGAGCTGGACGCGGTGGTGCGGGAGGCCAACGTGTTCGCGCGGGTCGCTCCGGAGCACAAGCTGCGGCTGGTGCGGGCGCTGCAGGCGCAGGGTCGGGTGGTCGCCATGACCGGAGACGGCGTGAACGACGCTCCGGCGCTGAAACAGGCCGACATCGGCATCGCCATGGGCATCACCGGAACCGCGGTGTCCAAGGACGCCGCCGACGTGGTCCTCACCGACGACAACTTCGCGACCATCACCGCCGCCGTCGAGGAAGGCCGCCGGGTCTACGACAACCTGGTCAAGTCGCTGGCTTTTCTGCTGCCCACCAACTTGGGACTGGCCATGATCCTGGCGGTGGCGGTCGCCTTTTTTCCGATTCGGGACGGCGAGCCGGTGCTGCCCATGCAACCCACCCAACTGCTGTGGATCAACATGGTGGCCGCCGTGGCGCTGGGCGTTCCGCTCGCTTTCGAGGCGCACGAGCCCGGCCTGATGCGCCGACCGCCGCGCCGCCAGGGCGCGCCCCTGATCAGCCGTTTCGTGCTGCTGCGTACGGTTATGGTGGCGGTCCTGATGACCTGCGGCGCGCTGGCCGTGTACCTGTACGAGGCGGCCTCGGGCGACCCGCAGGCCGCGTTGCGCGGTCAGTCCATGGCGGTCACGACCGTGATCGCCTTTCAGGTGTTTTACCTGCTCAACTGCCGCTCGCTCGAGGATTCGCTGCTGCGCATCGGCCTGTGGAGCAACCCGGCCATCTTTATCGGCATCGGAGCGGTGATCGCGTTGCAGGCGGCCTTCTTGTACCTGCCCGCGCTGCAGACCGTGTTCGGTACGGTTCCGCTGGGGGTCCGCGACCTGAGCATCTCGCTGCTGGTCGGCTTCATGGTCTTCCCGATCGTGAACCTCGAGAAGGCCCTGCGGCGCCAGGCTCACGCCGGGCAGCGCGGCACCTGA
- the asnS gene encoding asparagine--tRNA ligase, whose translation MVRIADLAKYDGQEIQLHGWLTSKRSSGKIHFLQIRDGSGFVQATVFKNDVPEEVFETAKHLAQETSLRLAGLVRADERAPGGFEIGVRDLAVVASPAGEYPITPKEHGIDFLLERRHLWLRHKRPWAILRVRDAVQRAINDFFHHEGFVRFDAPFFTPNAAEGTTNLFEIDLFDEDKAYLSQSGQLYAEAGALAFGKVYTFGPTFRAEKSKTRRHLLEFWMIEPEVAYATHEDNMNLQERFVSYIVRRVLEQCQEELRVLERDVSKLQPTAEGNFPRISYTEALEIIRAHLESGDLPENFPEGILPVPWGEDLGAPHETILGYHFDRPVMVHSYPSAIKAFYMQPWEDHPELAKCDDMIAPEGYGEIIGGSERIHDYELLKARIEEHNLPMEAFEWYLDLRRFGSVPHAGFGMGLERVVAWITGIDHLREAIPFPRMLTRMYP comes from the coding sequence ATGGTTCGCATCGCAGACCTCGCCAAATACGACGGGCAGGAGATCCAGCTGCACGGCTGGCTGACCTCCAAGCGCTCGAGCGGCAAGATTCACTTCCTCCAGATTCGCGATGGCAGCGGCTTCGTACAGGCCACCGTGTTCAAGAACGACGTGCCCGAAGAGGTCTTCGAGACAGCCAAGCACCTCGCCCAGGAAACCAGCCTGCGGCTGGCCGGGCTGGTCCGCGCCGACGAACGCGCCCCGGGCGGCTTCGAGATCGGCGTGCGCGACCTTGCGGTGGTGGCCTCCCCCGCCGGCGAGTACCCGATCACGCCCAAGGAACACGGCATCGACTTCCTGCTCGAGCGACGCCACCTGTGGCTGCGCCACAAACGCCCCTGGGCGATCCTGCGCGTGCGCGACGCGGTGCAGCGTGCCATCAACGACTTCTTCCACCACGAAGGCTTCGTCCGCTTCGACGCGCCGTTTTTCACCCCCAACGCCGCCGAGGGAACCACCAACCTGTTCGAGATCGACCTGTTCGACGAGGACAAGGCCTACCTCTCGCAGAGCGGACAGCTGTACGCCGAGGCGGGTGCGCTCGCCTTCGGCAAGGTCTACACCTTCGGCCCCACCTTCCGCGCCGAGAAGAGCAAGACCCGCCGCCACCTGCTCGAGTTCTGGATGATCGAGCCCGAGGTCGCCTACGCCACGCACGAGGACAACATGAACCTGCAAGAGCGCTTCGTGTCCTACATCGTGCGCCGCGTCCTCGAGCAGTGCCAGGAGGAACTACGGGTCCTCGAGCGCGACGTGAGCAAGCTGCAGCCCACCGCCGAGGGCAACTTCCCCCGCATCTCCTACACCGAGGCCCTCGAGATCATCCGCGCGCACCTCGAGTCCGGAGACCTGCCCGAGAACTTCCCCGAGGGCATCTTGCCGGTGCCGTGGGGCGAGGACCTGGGCGCTCCGCACGAAACCATCTTGGGCTACCACTTCGACCGCCCCGTGATGGTGCACTCGTACCCGTCGGCCATCAAGGCCTTTTACATGCAGCCCTGGGAGGACCACCCCGAACTGGCCAAGTGCGACGACATGATCGCGCCCGAAGGCTACGGCGAGATCATCGGTGGCTCCGAGCGCATCCACGACTACGAACTGCTCAAGGCCCGCATCGAGGAGCACAACCTGCCCATGGAGGCCTTCGAGTGGTACCTGGACCTGCGCCGCTTCGGCAGCGTGCCGCACGCCGGTTTCGGCATGGGCCTCGAGCGCGTGGTCGCCTGGATCACCGGCATCGACCACCTGCGCGAGGCGATTCCGTTCCCGCGCATGCTGACCCGCATGTACCCCTGA
- a CDS encoding Cof-type HAD-IIB family hydrolase yields the protein MIDLICIDVDGTLVGTSGEVLPEVWEAARAARARGQHLALSTGRPAFGKALEYARQLDPQGWHIFQSGASIVNVDSGETLSKPLSSEILTRLVEMSRARHWILEVYNDTDYAVERAERRAVEHADLLGVPFRTRDPLSLEGPIVRAQWVAPIDETATYLASRFEGIEYSPAGSPIMQDTMFISITQAGVDKASAVTALAGRLGIPLERVMMVGDGHNDAQAMRVVGAGVAMGNADAEAKAAARYHVGHVDQGGLIEALELSTRL from the coding sequence ATGATCGATCTCATCTGCATCGACGTCGACGGCACGCTGGTCGGAACCAGCGGCGAGGTCCTCCCCGAAGTGTGGGAGGCCGCGCGCGCCGCCCGCGCCCGCGGCCAGCACCTCGCCCTCAGCACCGGCCGTCCCGCCTTCGGCAAGGCCCTCGAGTACGCCCGGCAGCTTGACCCGCAGGGCTGGCACATCTTCCAGAGCGGAGCGTCCATCGTCAACGTGGACAGCGGCGAAACGCTCTCCAAGCCGCTGAGCAGCGAGATCTTGACCCGCCTGGTCGAGATGAGCCGCGCACGCCACTGGATCCTCGAGGTGTACAACGACACCGACTACGCGGTCGAACGCGCCGAGCGCCGCGCGGTCGAGCACGCCGACTTGCTGGGCGTACCTTTTCGCACCCGCGATCCGCTGAGCCTCGAGGGGCCGATCGTGCGGGCGCAGTGGGTCGCGCCGATCGACGAGACCGCCACCTACCTCGCCAGCCGTTTCGAGGGCATCGAGTACTCGCCGGCGGGCTCGCCGATCATGCAAGACACCATGTTCATCTCGATCACCCAGGCCGGGGTGGACAAGGCGAGTGCGGTCACCGCCCTGGCGGGCCGCCTGGGCATTCCCCTCGAGCGGGTGATGATGGTCGGAGACGGCCATAACGACGCTCAGGCGATGCGGGTGGTCGGAGCCGGGGTGGCGATGGGTAACGCCGACGCCGAAGCGAAGGCGGCGGCGCGCTACCACGTGGGTCACGTGGATCAGGGCGGCCTGATCGAGGCCCTCGAGCTCTCGACCCGCCTGTAG
- a CDS encoding PhzF family phenazine biosynthesis protein: MVRYSIVSAFTDTPGMGNAAGVVLEAQDLRAPEMQAVAAQLGLSETVFVTRRDLDVVRVRYFTPTQEIEFCGHATVAVGLCLACQGWFPDHGLRLETLAGDVPLSLEEKDGVPKRVWMIQPELRTREISPDQRERLAEALGISERMLHRTLPLASAYTGLWTAFVPLIDPTVVDALEPDYAEITRLSQELEVSGLHPYAPMGPSVMYTRDFAPLVGIDEDPVTGSASGALIGLLAERGLLRRNGNRVNATCLQGHAIGQPGEVAVEVRLEPGRRPQVRVGGCAAVESEGRL; encoded by the coding sequence ATGGTGCGCTACAGCATCGTCAGCGCTTTCACCGACACTCCCGGGATGGGCAACGCGGCCGGGGTGGTCCTCGAGGCCCAGGACCTGCGCGCCCCGGAAATGCAGGCGGTGGCCGCGCAGTTGGGCCTGTCCGAGACCGTGTTCGTGACCCGCCGGGACCTCGACGTGGTGCGAGTCCGCTACTTCACGCCCACCCAGGAGATCGAGTTCTGCGGGCACGCCACCGTGGCGGTGGGCCTGTGCCTCGCCTGCCAGGGCTGGTTTCCCGATCACGGCCTGCGCCTCGAGACGCTGGCCGGCGACGTACCGCTGAGCCTCGAGGAGAAAGACGGCGTACCCAAACGGGTGTGGATGATCCAGCCGGAACTGCGCACCCGCGAGATCAGCCCCGACCAGCGCGAGCGCCTCGCCGAAGCGCTGGGCATCTCCGAGCGCATGCTGCACCGCACCCTGCCGCTGGCGAGTGCGTATACCGGACTGTGGACCGCCTTCGTGCCGCTGATCGACCCCACGGTGGTCGACGCCCTCGAGCCGGACTACGCCGAGATCACGCGGCTCTCGCAGGAACTCGAGGTCTCGGGCCTGCACCCGTACGCGCCCATGGGCCCCTCGGTGATGTACACCCGCGACTTCGCGCCGCTCGTCGGCATCGACGAAGACCCGGTGACCGGAAGTGCTTCGGGAGCCCTGATCGGCCTGCTGGCCGAACGCGGCCTGCTGCGCCGCAACGGAAACCGGGTGAACGCCACCTGCTTGCAGGGCCACGCCATCGGCCAACCCGGCGAGGTCGCGGTGGAAGTGCGCCTCGAGCCGGGGCGCCGCCCGCAGGTGCGCGTGGGCGGCTGCGCCGCCGTGGAGAGCGAGGGGCGGCTCTGA